A region of the Thamnophis elegans isolate rThaEle1 chromosome 1, rThaEle1.pri, whole genome shotgun sequence genome:
TACATTTTAATTAATCAAATCCTAATACCAGCCTTTACCCATAGGCAACTCTGAATGTAAACCACACAAAAGCTGAAAAGCaagcatttaaaaaacattttcttccccATTGAAATATAACAGAAAAAATGTGCtgtataattgttttattttctgcttaTTAGTTCTTTTACCAACACTACAACCATATTGCAGACACAAAAATCCTGTTTACTTTATTCAGGGAGATCACAGTCTACAGACTTATCAAACATAGTTAACgccattcaaaaatgtatttagTTGTACTTTATAAATCACATGAACACatgtactgatttttttaaaggagtggAACTCTAGCAGATTGCATTTAATCTTGCAAGCTGCAGATAAATATCTAAAGCCATTTTTATGGCTACTTTGAGCCACAGAAAAGACATAACTTTGTTTCTTTGGAAAAGGACACTTATAAATTTTTGTACATTTTGTTCAGTAGCAAAAATTATTTGATCAATTTGCCACATATTTCTTTCAACATCTGTGATTTTCATCCAAGACTGTTGATTTAAAGGGGAAAGCAGAAAGTATTCTTTTCAACCATAGAGAATCAGCATACCTGGAGGAACAAAATTAAATGACATATACAAGTTATGTATCCAACTTAATACATTTGTATGAAGATTTGATTCTGCCTCATTTGGAGAAAAGTACTACAAACTCTATACCAAAGGTAAACCCACCTATGTTTTCACTGCAATTAGTTATACGAAAGTTTGAGAACCAGTAACAGATCTTCAAGTTTTCCAGTTTAGGCAACTACTTTGTGCTTGGCTTTAGCTATTCCAGAAGACAGTCAATTGTTTATGGACATTTCTGTGTTTAACACAATCATACTGTAATAATTTAGTTTGTTGTTCTCATCTTatgttttaaaagattattttctGAAGGAATACTGCATTTTCTATTGAGATTAATTTCACTGATTTTATAATAAAATTGTTTATAGATTCATCTAGAATTAGGCTTTATTTTCTGTTGAGTGATGCTAAGCATTGAGTTTTAAGAAACTAATTCAATATAATTTTATCCCTCAAACATCTTTGGTACAAGCTTTAGCTCATGATTTAAATAGAAAAAACACTGAAGTGTAGTATAATGCCCCAATTTAAACAGATACCCTTTAGAAAATGGGAATTTTCTTCTGGGTTTGTAGCAATACATTCCTAAAATTCCTCAGATGAGTGTTACTCCTTGAGGAAATCCAAAATTAATCCTTAAGGCTGAATAAAAAACCAGCTGTGTTACATTTTTGCACccagtattaatacttcattgaaTTTTTTATGCTAACCTGAATTCACAATAATCTCCCCTGACAACTAATCAGTGATTTGAATGCTGATATGGCAAAATAATATgattgccttaaaaaaaaaaaacacggaaGTTTACATTCATAGTCATTTGCTCACTCTCCACCCCAATCATTAGCTACCCTTCCAAAGGGATTTATAAATGTAGACAtccaaaagacaaaataaaagtACTGCCAGAATGAAAGGGTAGAACTTGCCTGCATATGTTCAACGTGATTTTGTGTACAAAGAGCCAAGTTTTCCAAACCCACTCAGTTGTTGCACTTAATTTAGTGGCATCCACAAACCACACTCACATCCTTCTTTTATTTTGATGCATTTAAGTTTAACAATTACACAAAAGCAGATGAAGGTTCCTTCCAATCTCTCAGGTTCATAAAGCTGCATTAAGCCAAGTTAAAGatccaaaaatatttattatttgagATGCTTTTAAGTCCAATTGTGATACTGCCATCCCATCTCAACTGTTGAGAGGAATAGTTTAACCATTCAagttttgtgttttaaaaaactgCATGTCACAGCGATGCTTATAAATTATTGCTGCATTTCATGGAATGAGATTTTTTTTGCACTAGAACTGGAAAATAATGCAATTACTTAATATTGCAGCTGAAAAGCTAACAAATTGCAAAGTACAGGAACTGCGGTTTAACACCATTCTCATATCCTGCATATGGTTACTATTTAGAATGGAaacttatttgcatttttaaacatgCATGATATAACAACTTACTTTCAATATTCTGAAGTTATTGGCCAGATAACCTAATATCAGGTTCTAATGTGCAACCATATCTTCAAATGCTACTTTTATTATCAATGGCCAAAAGAATTCAGAATTTTATTTCTTGTCTTAGCTAGATTCTTGCCATAAAGAGGACAGAATGCAGTTAATTCATTAACAGTGGTTTTCATTTTACTAGATAACAGAGACCTAACATATTCTGCATCATGGCAAAAAGAAGCAAATTTACAGCAAAAATAAATGAGGGAGAAAACTATCAAACCCGAAAGCATACATTTAAAAGAAATGATACATTTAGCCCCAGAACCCAAATAAATGAAGTCAAAGCATTGCAACatttgagaaaaaatattttgcaaagctACGTGTGTCTTCCCTCCCAACCCACATTGCTGGAAGTTTGCCACAGAAATTAACGCTTCTGTTCATTAACAGTTAAAGATTAGAGCATTTCTTAACACCAAGCAAATTTTTTATTTAACTGGGAAGCAGTCAAGTGTGCAGAAGGAATGGATGGTAGTCGGAGGTGAGCAATCATTAAAATCCTATGGATGCTTAATTTCTGAACTTTTTAGTAGAGAGAATCATTGTTTTCTGGGAAGCCACAGTGTTCCTTATGCGTGCTAACTCTCTTAATGACTAGTAACAGTTTGTCATGGTTTAAAATAATCATTAGGATTTATAGTTAGATGTTAACCATGTCAGCCCTTCATAGAGTCCATCACCCGAGGTGGCACAGGATGGCTGAACATACCAATTCCTATCCCTGATTCGGGTCAGCCCCAGTTTTTCTTGGATCTCATGTGGCTTCATGGCATCAGGAAGGTCCTGCTTGTTGGCGAAGATAAGGATGATAGCATCCCGCATCTCTCGATCATTGATAATACGGTGCAATTCCTGACGGGCCTCGTCAATGCGGTCCCGATCAGCGCAGTCCACCACAAATATCAGGCCCTGGGTGCCTGTGTAATAGTGCCGCCACAAAGGCCGGATTTTATCTTGGCCCCCAACATCCCACACGTTAAACTTGACATTTTTATAAGTCACCGTTTCTACGTTGAAGCCCACGGTCGGGATGGTGGTGACCGCTTGGCCTAGCTTCAGTTTGTACAAGATGGTGGTCTTCCCTGCTGCATCCAAGCCAAGCATCAAGATCCGCATTTCCTTGTTGCCAAAAATCTTGGACAGTACCTTGCCCATGATGGTAGCGGTAGAGAGACAGGCATCCACAAGAAGATGGAGAAGGGTTGTGGTTACACCcagtgaccaaaaaaaaaaaaaaaagtgccacaCCACGCTGCTGGATAGAAGCCAAATGCAAGCcgaaatgtatttactacaaccACTACCAGGAAGCCAGTCAATCTGAGCTAAGAGAGCAAGCGATGGGAGAGGACAAAAGGTGGCGAAGGGGAAGCACCACCCTGACgggccccaacaggaaggaggagaaggtgggGAGGATTTAATGCAGTTTAATGCCACCGGAGGGGCGAAAGGACCCTCCTGGAGACCCCTCCGAGAGAAGCGGGGCGGAGCTGGCTcagaagggggcggggcttcatgGGGAAGGGCGGGAGGGCCCGGCGTCTTTCAGTCAGTCCCTCTCAGGGCGGGCCTGGGCgtctccccccttcttttccaGTTCCGAGACTCCCTTGAGCGACGGTGGGTGGCTGTAAAGAGacagggggggtgggggaaggggggggcaacACAGTCAGTCAGAGGAAGGCTCTCTGAGGTGCaacattgaattttttttaaaaaaggaaagccaCTAACCCTCCCCTCACATACAGTCACCTCAAGTCCGCGCCGGCTCCTCCGCCCGTCCGCCCGCCCGCCTTTCCGGAAAGGGAAAAAAGGCCCGCCTTACCCTTTCCTTCACAAACTCACTGCCTGGCTTGACTGATTCGCGGCGACCGTCTCCAACACGCAGGCGCGCACCTCGGCCGACCGACACTTGCGAAAGGCGACCCCGCCCACAAGTGAGGGAGGAGGGTTACCGGGAATTTAGGAAGCACTGCGCACGCGCGAGTTTTTCTCTCGGCGGCTACGGGAATGAGCAGACGCAGGCTGGAAGGCGTGTCTAAGAGGGCGGAAAGAAGTCATTACAACGCTGCGTGGAATGAATGCGTAAAGACTGCTCAATTAAGTTTTCCGGCTTCACCTTAGTTATGCGCAGACTCGCCAGAATTTTCTTGAACATGCGCAAAAATAAATTCCGCCCGGAGTCAACTGCGCAAGTGCTAAAGGAGAATGAGAGACCAAAGAGCCTCAAACTTTTTTTAAGGGGTAACCTCCCCTAATCCGCATGCGTGGCACTCCCCATCGCTTGTCAGAAATTTCATATGCGCGTGCGCTGttttgcccccctttttttgcgcAGTTGCAGTCCCAGCCAATCGTGGAAGGACAAGACAAACACGCGATCGGAATTCACCTCAATTGCCCGACATAAAACTACGCAAGCGTACTATCGTCATTAATTTAGCGGGGCCTTGCTGTAGCGCGCATGCTTGGTAGAAAATTCTGTTTGAGATAGGTTTGGAATAGGAGTGTGCGTAACATGGAAACACGGCTACCTCTGTACAAATTAAAGTGAGATAATCTGCGTCAGGACTTGCGCACTAAACTAATTTAAAAAGGATTAAGTGGCGCAAGGATCACAAAGAATAGGGATGGGATTGATAATTTTATTTGGGTTTTTTGGAACTGTATTGGCGGCATGCGCCAGATCTAATAGTTGCGTTTGAAGTTTGAAAATTCTCTCCGCTTTGATTTGCAACTGATTCGTGAAACTTTTTCCCGGCTTTGTATTTTCTGAAAACTTGTACCTgaaaacagattttattttccgtGCATATTATTTTTTGTATCTCTTCTGCACTGGTTTTCTTACAGCAGCGTTGCAACGTTGCGAACTCCctaaaatgaaaatattcttATTAGACCATTCGAAATATCACAACGCTTGAGTTGATTGGAGGGCTCATAaacgggggggaaaaaaacaccgcACCATCTAATACTGAAACCACGGACTGGAAACctcttatggatttttttttttaagtaaagaagaaaataattttgggACTTACGGTTTTGATTAGAAAGGTTATAGAAATAAGGGAATCATGTAATCGTAGAAATTGAATTAGAATTGTACATATAACTGCTAAGAGAAGATTGAAAGGCACTTTTTAATCtgtattttttcatgttttctgtttttttctacctttttgtgtcttcatttacaatattttttctttgaatacatttctcattaaatatgtacatattttaataaaaactattttaaaacagaattttCACTTAAAGTTCATCTATATAGCAGAAGATGAGAAGTAGGAAGTGTTCAGATACATTTTGCTAGGTCATTTGATAGCTTCAGGTTGAGCTTCGTCTTTGAACTTTAATGATATGCTAATAAAAGAGATTAGTAAACTCATTTGGATAACTTTCataagcatttgaaaaaaaggTACGCTCTAATTCAGATAATTTTAAATCTTTGTTGGCCAATCAAAAACCTCTGGGTTCTAAAGCTACTTTATTTTGAATATTGAACATCCCTACCACTTCTTAGCACTATATGGCATATAGTATaccaaattaaattattaatatatatatttaaagataaAAACAGATAATGATGTATTAAAATGTATAACCATAAATTAGAAGCCTCtgtcaaaaaaatataaattgtaacataATCAAAGCTGGCTATATTAGCTCcaggaaaaaaatccaaatataagGCCCTATCATCCTAACCTGATTTAAAGCCAAGTGTCACATTTCCTTTGAAGAATCTTCTCATGCCATCAGGGCACTAATGTATAAAGCTGATCCCATTGCTGTTCTGTCAGCATTGTGGTAGGTAGATAATGTTTAAAGTCACTAGTGAGGTAAATTGGTCAGTCTGTTTTTAGAAACATATATACGGAAAGAACAGATATACCAAAAGAACTCCCCCTTTTTTTGCCTTCAGGTCAGTGTTGGTACCTGATGACTGTCTTAActagtccatgcagttttcttggcaggtttttcagaagtgatttgccaaccctatttcctaggactgagagagattgactggcccaaggttattcACCTGCCTTCATGCCTAAAGTACGTAGtaatagaactcacagtctcctagtttctagcttggtgGTTATGAACTCTCTACCTTGCAAAACTTCCGACAACAAAACACagctaaataatattttatgatattttgaAATCACAAGTTGATCTAAGTACTGGGCtagattaaaaatgtaaaaggccTCAGTGAAGTAAGAATAGAACAGGGTTTTTCATAACATGATGGGGTTCTATAAAACTAAGGCAACACACCCTCACCCCCAATCACTTGAATATAGGCAAGTTTCTATCACTTGTGTTTGCCTCTTGACCAAAGattctaggattttttttaacaactaGTTCCAATGCCTGAAAACCGAGAACATCTGGGTGACAGCCCTATGAGGTAGACCAAACTTCCTGCATTGGAAGGCATGGCTTTATGGAATCTGCAAGTGATTATGATGCTTGTTGTATTCACACAATACACTAATTATACTTAACCAAATGGCTAAATACTACATATTAATCATAGAGTGCTCATCTGTTTAGCTATAATATAGTTTGCATATTTTTGATTTAGCGTGAGTACATCCACCCATTAAGCTTTTTGTGCAAATCATGGTATAAAAACCCTGCACTGTACGAAAGTCATGGTGAGATTTGGAGGAAACAGTTACGCTTAATACCCAGAAGTCACTCAGGCTACTTTAAACTTGTTTCCCAGGGTTCTTAAGTCTGCAAGAAGCAGAGAATAAATTCTGCATGTACTATGAAATATTTTCCACAAAGTCCTGATCAATACTGGCCATTTAGCCACAAAAGAGACTCAAGCAGAGTACATAGAATTCCAGATGTTGATTAGAACAAAGCCAAAAAGAAATCATGCTACAATAAACAATTGACAAATGTACTTAAGAAGCAatttatagatcagtgatggtgaaccttttcagcaccgagtgcccaaactggaatgcatgtGCACGCCGgagcgctggaaacccaaaggccagctggctggggcgcatgcgtgtgccggccagctggtcttcgggtttccggcatgcatgctggccatctggtcttcccatgtgctggagcaccggaaacccaaagaccaactggccagaaTGCGCATGCCTGTTTCTTGggtgtttttcaggccgttttcaggccaattttcgggccattttctggcactcgTGAagaccggaaaccagaagagtagctgctgctgatgcatgtgcccacagacagGGCTCTgaaccacctctggcacacatgccacaagttcgccatcacagttatatATGATTGTCCACCCCCTACTTGTCTTCATTTGGATCAGAATAAACTTGCTAGTCTTTATGGCAGTGCTTTTTAACATTGAAAATGTGCGGACTTCACTTcctagaatttctcagccagcaacAGCATGAAGATTATCACCCCTGAACTACTTAAGGATATGTAAAGAACAGCTAACTCTGACTTAACTTACGCATAGGTGAACTTCAGAAAAAAAGTATTCTTATTCTCCTGTATGATTTGGTATTTGGCATCAGATAGTGATACTATTTTAGTATTCTGTTCTTTGCTGCCACCTTCAGACTGATAGGAAATGATATAAACCATTAGGCAAGAAGCAAACAGCCAGTAATCTCAGCTCCCAGGGAAGCTAAGTTTGCTGGATCTGTTGAGCATAGGAAAATAAACAAGTTCCTAATCAAATATAAAATTGATACACAATTGACAGAAAAATCAGAAGCAGAGCAGGTTGAAGATCCAATCATGCAGTTAATATAATGTCTAGACTAGACAAGTTACAGTATAACCTCTGCATGCAGAGCAAAGTAAGCAAAACAAAGCAGATAATGTGTCCTTCAAGCTGAATTTGGATCCTTATTGGacatatttgtattattttcttggcaacaatatggttGTTTCTTGGCTTCTTTTGGAATGTTTTTGTCAATTTCCTagctgcaaacagctgtaaatgtaCACCGGATGCCAAGAGCACAAAAAATGCAGTTGGGTGATCACATGCGTATGTGTGCAGCACTTGGAACTGGGTCATAAGTACTTTTTGCAGGGTTTGTCTTCATTTCAATCACTAAGCAATTAGTTGTTGCTCAAGGATTGCCTATACCAATGAAACCCAGCTCCTGAATTGGATTATCAATTGTGGTACAAAATTGGGTTTCTAGTATAGATGTGGGGCTTTTTTCCCACCATGTAGTCCATGCTAACCTTCCccccatcacatgccaaaagcggggggagcgcagggtgtGTGTGCGTTggggtgcccacacccataatgctatgcatgtgacccccaccctccctcccgcTTTTGGCTCATGATGgaccagtttttcaccctccccaggttccagaggctttctaggagcctggggagggagaaaacagccacCACCCCCCCAAGGCactcagggaagcctctggagcacaaaaaactggccctacgggcaaaccggaagttcgagaacgaacttctggtttggctgtagggccattttttgccccccggaGGCTTAAAAAAAGTCCAAAGTCAGCTGGTCAGAGTGAGcttgcgtgctggagctgacagggcaatgcatcgcgtgccctaacaaatggctctgcatgccacctgtggcacgcgtgccataggtttgccatcatggatgtAGTCCCTTAATTCACAGGGacgcggcggctcagtggctaagatgctgagcttgttgatcagaaaggttggcagttcagtggttcgaatccctagtgccgtgtaatggagtgagctcctgttacttgtcccagcttttgccaacctagtggttcaaaagcatgtaaaaaatgcaagtagaaaaatagaaaccatctttgttggaaaggtaacagttttccgtgcgccttcggcatttattcatgttggccacatgaccacggagatgtcttcggacagtgctggctctttggctaagaaacagagatcagcaccgccccctagagttgggaacaactagcacatatatgcaaggggaacttcTACCTTTACTTTAGTCCCTTAATTAGTCCTTAATTCAGGATAGAATCGAGACAACTGGGTGAAGCTGAGCATTTATTTGCcaaatgcccttcctgatgcctatgtagAGCTtgtagcagatatttttttctttgccccTTAAGAGAGAAACATTTGCCACTATcttggattgaactctcaaccttttgAGTGGGATGCAACTCATATCTACTACAGGTGTCTGcttcaaaaattatttggaagTAGTCTGGATTTTGCACAAGCACAGCTTTTCTGTTATTCATTTCAGCACCTTTTTAAAGAGTTCCACACATGCCTGAAAAAGATGGCACTGTTTTAAGACCCATAGTAAGTTTAATAATTCCTAAAAGCAgtccaaaacacttattttaaatatttataatgaTACACAGCAATAATATCTAGGTTATGACCTTTGACTCTGTTCCCCACTAGAATGTACTTCTCAGAAGGTAACTCAAAAGAAAAATGGCCATTCaattaaatacaattttataGGATTGCTGTCCCAAATACTGAACCTGCCATGTCTTCTGCTTGAAGGTTATGCATGTAAGCACAAATTAATCCTGATTGTGAGAGGAACTTTGGACAGTTTTTTTCAGCCTCAGCAGAATAGTGAATCCTCATTTAAGTATACTAtttaaaaacattgaaaataaacataaatgatCTTGAAAAAGACATACCCTCTTCTTTCCAAGACAACTACATGGACCTGCCCATAAAGCCATCAAAaattaagtaatttttttttgcatgcaaaAAGTTATAAAAGAGCTGTGTGGTTGGTGTCTGGAGgcaattcaaggtgctatttGTCACACCAGAAGCTCTTTGTGGTTCAAAACCTGATATCAAGACTACCTGGTCTCAGTACTCTTTCTCCAATCAATTATATTAggaagaatgtatgtatgtatcagtggttgGTTCCAGATTTTGTTGCAACCGaaacggttgcaacggggcctgtcatcctccacatgaacgcgcaCAGCACGTGCATGCATCTTACCCTCCAGTAATGCCTGtgagcctctgcgacgctccagctgctcggcagagcgtcacgcaggtgctgtaggcgccatgtgcatgcatggaaccgccaaagagtttaaagacaggtaaggacgatGGGCGGGCTGGTGGGCGCTCCGGaccactgtaccagaatggtatctggtgctccaggcaggcaccggtacgcccataccggggcgtaccgcctgcaacccaccactggtatgtatgtattatgtatccatccgtccgtctgtccatccatcccctTTCTCTGGAATATCAGAGATTTGACTTGCCTCAATAATTGGCACAGGATTTATTTCAGTAATCCTCTAGGGCAGATGAATTGAGAttctacagagagagagagagagagagagagagagagggagggagagagggagggagggagagaatataaACGAGTAAAATAAAGCTATACAAggcttaattttgttttttttctgttacaTTTATGGATGTtaatatgtatgttttttttttaaaaaaggatcctGTTTACCCACAGCAGGTTAAAAGCTGCTTTGAATCAGTGATTGGACCAGAATATAAACTAAGTAAATGTTAGTCTTGGAAGATTGAGAAGAGCAGCAGTTGGACTTGGTCTGTGAACTTTGGATTCCCCATCCTTACCAACCTTTGGAAGTCATGTTTCATTTATGTTCAGGTCCAAgttagaaaataattaaaaatgcgaGCTTAGTAAGTATTGCAGTACGAATAAAAATATAGcttccaagttttaaaaaaatattttcaagtgtTAGGTGTACCTATAAAAGTTGGTATTTTTCATCGTTATTTGCGAATGTCTCCTGCTTGTTCAAATAACACGATGTTAAACCAAAAATATATAATACGCCTAAAGAAGTATGCATTACTAATCTCTCTCCCCAAATAATTGCATagaatttgcaaaacaaaacaaaacacccacCCCGATTACTATATCGCCGCTTGAATAGCTGAATTTCGGCGCATTTAGCTCCCAAAACTTGGTGCAAATAATCCCAAAGTCCACACAACCGTCTAATGGAACGAGTAGTTTTGGCTCCGCCTTCCTCCGCGAAAGAAAGAAGTTTGGCCCCGCTGTCTCGCCATAGTTTCGTAATTCGTCGCGCAGACGTGCGGCCCGGTCGCCTCCTGTCGGAGGAGCGCCTGGGAACTACTGTTAGGGAAGCCGCGTAGACGGAGCGGGGCTCCTTTCTGTCCCATCATGAAGTCCCGTTTCAGCACGGTCGATATCAAGGCGGTTATAGCAGAACTGCGCCACAGGTACGGGCCTTCGGATGTCTTTCGAAGCCACGCCCCGATGACTGCAGGTCCCGCCCAGTAATCCCTTTGGGATACGCCCCTCCCACAACCGGTAGCTCCCAAACAAGTGGTCCCTTGTGCCTTTTTAGCTTTCCCGGCTTTTGGTTGGTTGATGATGACTGTTGGCGGAAGTCCGCTCTGTGCCTTCAGATGGCTTCAGGCGCCCCTTCTCCCACTCTGAACTATACTCTGAACTATTCAGAGTCGCTAATTTGCTTAATTTGGGAactattatttaaaattaattaataatagtGTTGATATAAAGCCTCCTTCAATTTGAGCTTGATTCCTGCTGATTTCATAGACATGTCCAAATAGGTTTTTATTGCACTAATTTGGAAGTAAAGGTAAAcagtaagagttggaagggaccttggaggtcatctagtccaaccccctgctcacacagggGACCTGGATTCGAAcagtcgaactgccaacctttctgatttacaaactcagtgtcttagttactgagccacctagtcaggctTGTCATAGCCTTGCTTGAGTATGATTTCTCGACCACCCAGCTAGCCTACAGCCCTGGGATTTCCTTGTGGTCTCCCTTCCAAGGACTAACCATGCCTGACCATGCTGCCATCTaactgaatacaggtagtcctcgacttaagttGTTTAGTAACTGTTCGAAGTTACTATGGCAtaggaaaaaagtgacatgaccattttcacacttacaaccgttgaagcatccccatggttatgtgatttacattcagatgcttgacaactggttaatatttatgatggttacagtgctCCAGGATCaggggatcaccttttgcgaccttttctgacaagcaaaaacaatggggaagccagattcacttaacaaatgtggcaagaaaagtcgtaaaatgggacaaaacccacttaacaaatttctcacttagtgacATAAATTCTGGacttaattgtgatcataagtcaaaaactacctgtatgACGCATAAGTTAGTTAAGTGCATGAAATCAGGTTTCCTTGAATTCATGGATAAATTTGCCGTTTCCACCTGTCTTGAAATAATTTGCTAAagagtttattaaaaaaatactctttttttccccataaaatgatcagaaatatatagaaatctaatttttttcttttcattttacagCTTGTTGGGAATGAGGGTAAACAATGTTTATGACGTGGATAATAAGACATACCTAATCCGATTCCAAAAGTAAgaacaaaatttattttcttttctttttttagttattTCTGTTGGTGCttatttgtttcatatttttgaAGACCCCGTCTCCTCAGTACATCTTTTGCTGACTTACACACCAAGTgcctttttaaagcaaatgtacagtgtt
Encoded here:
- the ARF6 gene encoding ADP-ribosylation factor 6; translated protein: MGKVLSKIFGNKEMRILMLGLDAAGKTTILYKLKLGQAVTTIPTVGFNVETVTYKNVKFNVWDVGGQDKIRPLWRHYYTGTQGLIFVVDCADRDRIDEARQELHRIINDREMRDAIILIFANKQDLPDAMKPHEIQEKLGLTRIRDRNWYADSLWLKRILSAFPFKSTVLDENHRC